The Streptomyces tendae genome has a window encoding:
- a CDS encoding SDR family NAD(P)-dependent oxidoreductase, translating into MTYPTDRPAVWFVTGTSRGLGLDLVRQLLERGDAVTATTRSTGRLLAALGDGVDTARLLPLSVDLRDEEQVAAAVRKTTEHFGGLDVVVNNAGYGYLAAVEETGDRDVRDMLDVQVVGVWNVLRAALPGLRAQRSGHVVNVSSVLGLTAVPGWALYCAGKFALEGLSEALAAEVADFGIDVTVVEPGYFRTDFLTRDSLALPETTTEHYPAVREMVAQHLELQGKQLGDPVKGAAAVIDRVVTGEGPLRQLLGSDAHAYATAKVRALTANVDATAATAPATDHPAT; encoded by the coding sequence ATGACCTACCCGACCGACCGACCCGCCGTCTGGTTCGTCACCGGCACCTCCCGCGGCCTGGGACTCGACCTGGTCAGGCAACTGCTGGAGCGCGGCGACGCGGTCACGGCGACGACCCGGTCCACCGGCCGGCTGCTGGCGGCCCTCGGCGACGGCGTGGACACCGCCCGGCTGCTGCCCCTCAGCGTCGACCTGCGGGACGAGGAGCAGGTGGCGGCCGCCGTGCGGAAGACCACCGAGCACTTCGGCGGCCTGGACGTCGTCGTCAACAACGCCGGCTACGGCTATCTCGCCGCCGTCGAGGAGACCGGCGACCGGGACGTGCGCGACATGCTGGACGTGCAGGTCGTCGGCGTGTGGAACGTGCTGCGCGCGGCCCTGCCGGGGCTCCGCGCCCAGCGGTCGGGCCACGTCGTCAACGTCTCGTCCGTCCTGGGCCTGACGGCCGTGCCCGGCTGGGCCCTGTACTGCGCGGGCAAGTTCGCCCTTGAGGGGCTCAGCGAGGCCCTCGCCGCGGAGGTGGCCGACTTCGGCATCGACGTCACCGTCGTCGAACCGGGTTACTTCCGCACGGATTTCCTCACCCGCGACTCCCTGGCCCTGCCCGAGACCACCACCGAGCACTACCCCGCCGTCCGCGAGATGGTCGCCCAGCACCTGGAGTTGCAGGGCAAGCAGCTCGGTGACCCGGTGAAGGGCGCCGCCGCCGTCATCGACCGCGTCGTCACCGGCGAGGGCCCGCTGCGGCAGCTGCTGGGCAGCGACGCGCACGCCTACGCCACCGCCAAGGTGCGGGCGCTGACGGCCAACGTGGACGCCACCGCCGCCACCGCGCCCGCGACGGACCACCCCGCCACCTGA
- a CDS encoding SDR family oxidoreductase: MGLLQDRTALVTGGASGIGLATAQRMAAEGAHVFITGRRKAELDAAVGTIGSAATGVVGDIANPADLDRLFEAVGGRGHGLDVLFANASVAEFVPLGQITEEHFDTLFNINVRGTMFTVQKALPLLNEGASVILNGSTNADVGAEAFGVYAATKAATRSFARTWANELRGRGIRVNTVMPGPTDTPGLSGLAADEEQAAEFRRNLASQVPLGRIADPAEIAAAVVFLASGESSFVTGSSLYVDGGLNQV, from the coding sequence ATGGGACTGCTCCAGGACAGAACGGCGCTCGTGACCGGTGGCGCCAGTGGCATCGGGCTGGCCACCGCGCAGCGGATGGCCGCCGAGGGCGCGCACGTCTTCATCACCGGCCGGCGCAAGGCCGAACTCGACGCGGCGGTCGGGACGATCGGCTCCGCGGCCACCGGGGTCGTCGGTGACATCGCGAACCCGGCGGACCTCGATCGCCTCTTCGAGGCCGTCGGCGGCCGGGGGCACGGCCTGGACGTGCTGTTCGCCAACGCCTCGGTCGCCGAGTTCGTGCCGCTCGGCCAGATCACCGAGGAACACTTCGACACCCTCTTCAACATCAACGTTCGCGGGACGATGTTCACCGTGCAGAAGGCGCTGCCCCTGCTCAACGAGGGCGCCTCGGTCATCCTCAACGGCTCCACCAACGCGGACGTCGGCGCCGAGGCGTTCGGGGTCTACGCGGCCACCAAGGCAGCCACCCGGTCCTTCGCCCGGACCTGGGCCAACGAGCTGCGGGGGCGTGGCATCCGCGTCAACACCGTCATGCCCGGCCCGACCGACACACCGGGCCTGTCGGGGCTGGCCGCCGACGAGGAGCAGGCCGCGGAGTTCCGCCGGAACTTGGCGTCCCAGGTGCCGCTGGGCAGGATCGCGGACCCGGCGGAAATAGCCGCCGCGGTGGTCTTCCTGGCCTCCGGCGAAAGCAGCTTCGTCACCGGTTCGAGCCTGTACGTCGACGGCGGGCTCAACCAGGTCTGA
- a CDS encoding TetR/AcrR family transcriptional regulator, with protein sequence MRTKQSGGPTGRPRGFDADEALERAMLVFWEHGYEGASLATLTGAMGISATSMYAAFGNKEELFRKALERYTEGPGGYLTRALDEPTALEVATAILAGTVRTTARPSAPQGCLGVQGALSTSDAGQGVRDLLATWRNDGCGKVGDRFRRAVDEGDLPPGTDPALLARYVTTLAFGIAVQAASGVDRDELQAMADAALHTWPPV encoded by the coding sequence GTGCGAACCAAACAGAGCGGTGGCCCGACCGGCCGGCCACGGGGATTCGACGCCGACGAGGCACTCGAGCGCGCCATGCTCGTCTTCTGGGAGCACGGCTACGAAGGCGCCAGTCTGGCCACCCTGACCGGCGCGATGGGCATCTCCGCCACCAGCATGTACGCGGCCTTCGGCAACAAGGAGGAGCTGTTCCGCAAGGCACTGGAGCGCTACACCGAGGGCCCCGGCGGCTATCTGACCCGGGCCCTCGACGAGCCGACCGCCCTGGAGGTCGCCACCGCGATCCTGGCCGGCACCGTGCGCACCACCGCCCGCCCCTCCGCTCCGCAGGGCTGCCTGGGCGTGCAGGGCGCCCTGAGTACCAGCGACGCCGGGCAGGGTGTGCGTGACCTGCTCGCCACCTGGCGGAACGACGGCTGCGGCAAGGTGGGCGACCGGTTCCGACGGGCCGTCGACGAGGGCGACCTGCCGCCCGGGACGGACCCGGCCCTGCTGGCCCGCTACGTCACCACGCTGGCCTTCGGCATCGCCGTGCAGGCGGCGAGCGGCGTCGACCGGGACGAACTGCAGGCCATGGCCGACGCGGCGCTGCACACCTGGCCGCCCGTCTGA
- a CDS encoding histidine phosphatase family protein yields the protein MTTGTAARHLYLVRHGEALPDGSGLTERGRRQATLLGRRLRDVPLAAVHHGPSARAQQTAQLIAGQSDNLPLHVSEAAGDHVPYVPGREELPADAAGHYLQFLDGATAEERERGPVLAREAVDRFTGPVGGGEDRHELVVTHNFLVAWLVRDAMRAPKWRWLGLNHCNAALTVIRYAPGRAPSVLVANDMSHLPAELRWTGVPAESRV from the coding sequence ATGACGACCGGCACGGCCGCCCGCCACCTCTACCTGGTCCGGCACGGCGAGGCCCTGCCGGACGGCAGCGGGCTGACGGAGCGTGGCCGCCGGCAGGCCACGCTGCTCGGCCGGCGCCTCCGTGACGTCCCCCTCGCCGCCGTGCACCACGGTCCGTCGGCCCGCGCGCAGCAGACGGCCCAGTTGATCGCCGGCCAGTCGGACAACCTGCCCCTGCACGTCTCGGAAGCCGCGGGCGACCACGTGCCGTACGTGCCTGGCAGGGAGGAACTGCCCGCCGACGCGGCCGGTCACTACCTCCAGTTCCTCGACGGCGCCACCGCCGAGGAGCGGGAGCGGGGGCCGGTGCTCGCCCGTGAGGCGGTGGACCGGTTCACGGGGCCGGTGGGCGGTGGCGAGGACCGCCACGAGTTGGTCGTCACCCACAACTTCCTGGTCGCCTGGCTGGTCCGGGACGCCATGCGGGCGCCGAAGTGGCGCTGGCTCGGCCTCAACCACTGCAACGCCGCACTGACGGTGATCCGGTACGCACCCGGCCGGGCTCCGTCCGTGCTCGTCGCCAACGACATGAGCCATCTGCCCGCCGAACTGCGCTGGACGGGCGTCCCGGCCGAGTCGCGAGTCTGA